From Nocardia sp. NBC_00416:
ACCGGAAGGCCATCTGCAGCAGGTTGCCGATGATGAAGGCGCTGATGAAGTCGGCGATGTTCTCCACCATGAAGCTGACCGTGGGCTGATGCAGCTGGAAGGCGTAACGGGAGAGGTAGAGCGGGGCCATGCTGAGCAACACGCCCACCCCGCTGACCGCGAAGAACAGCAGAGCTTCGTGGTGGCGTTCCCGGCCGCCGCGGTTCTTGAACGACCATTCCCGGTTCAGGATGTAGGACGCGATCACCGCGATCACCCCGGAGATGATCTTCGCGGTGACCGGTTTCTGTTCGAGAACGGTCCACTTCAGCATGTAGAAGATGCCGCTGTCGATCACGAACGTGGTCGCTCCGACAATGGCGAACTTGATGAGCTCGCGTTGACGGAAGGCGATCTCCTGAAGGGGCCGCGGGAGGACGCGAACCACGTCGTCGACGATTGACACAAGACCGGAGCATACCGCCAGCTGCCGTTCTCGCAGGACGTGACAGTATTGACCGACGTGAACGGACGTAGTTTCGACCCTGCCGCGATGCCCACCGTCGCAATGATCGGCGGCGGCCAGCTGGCGCGGATGACGCATCAGGCCGCTATCGAGCTCGGCCAGCGGCTCCGGGTGCTCGCCGAACGACCGGATGACCCGGCGGCCCAGGTCAGTCCCGATGTGGTGATCGGCAACCATTCCGACCTCGGCGCGTTGCGCCGCGCCGCGACCGGTGCGCACGCGCTGACCTTCGATCACGAGCATGTGCCCACCGAACATCTGGAGGCGCTGGTCGCGGAGGGGGTGAACGTGCTCCCGCCGCCGCAGGCGCTGCGCTACGCGCAGGACAAATTGGCCATGCGCACCGAACTGTCCGCGCGCGGGCTACCGGTGCCCGCGTTCACCGTGGTCGAGTCGGAGGCCGCGGCCGTGCGGTTCGGCGAGGAACACGGCTGGCCGATCGTGCTCAAGGCGATCCGCGGCGGGTACGACGGTCGCGGTGTGTGGATGCCCGCCGACGCCGAGGAGGCCGCGAAGATCGCCGCCGAGCAGCTCGGGGCGGGAGTGGAGCTGCTGGCCGAGGTCCGGGTCGCGCTGCGGCGCGAGTTGTCGGCGATGGTGGCCCGCTCCCCGTACGGTCAGGCCGCGACCTGGCCGGTGGTGGAGACGGTGCAGCGGCACGGTCAGTGCGCCGTGGTGATCGCCCCGGCGCCCGATCTCTCCGAGGAGCTGGCCGCCGAAGCCGAGCAGCTCGCGCTGCGGCTCGCGGCCGATCTGGGCGTGGTCGGGGCGATGGCCGTGGAACTGTTCGAGACGACCGACGGCACGCTGCTGATCAACGAGTTGGCGATGCGCCCGCACAACTCCGGGCACTGGGGGATGGACGGCGCGCGCACCGGACAGTTCGAACAGCATCTGCGTGCGGTGCTCGACTATCCGCTCGGCGATACCAGCCCGCTCGCCCCGGTCACGGTGATGGCGAATATCCTCGGTGCGCCCGAGGCGCCCGCCATGTCGATGGACGAGCGGTTGCACCACATGTTCGCCCGTATGCCCGACGCCAAGGTGCACCTGTACGGCAAGGGCGAACGACCGGACCGCAAGATCGGGCACGTGAACGTGCTCGGCGACGAGGTGGCCGAGGTGCGGGAACGAGCCGAGCGCGCGGCGCACTGGATGTCGCACGCGGTATGGACCGATGGATGGGATCCGCATGAGTGACGTGGTGGAAGGCAGTGTTCCGGGCTCCCCGGCGGTCGGGGTGGTCATGGGCAGTGATTCCGACTGGCCCACCATGGAGGCCGCCGCCGAGGCGCTGGCCGAGTTCGGCATCCGGTTCGAGGTCGGTGTGGTCTCCGCGCATCGCACTCCGCAGCGCATGCTCGATTACGCCCGTGACGCCGCCGGGCGCGGTCTGCGGGTGCTCATCGCGGGTGCGGGCGGCGCGGCCCATCTGCCCGGCATGGTCGCCTCGGCGACCGCGCTGCCGGTGATCGGCGTGCCGGTGCCGCTGAAGTATCTCGACGGGATGGATTCGCTGCTCTCGATCGTTCAGATGCCCGCCGGAGTTCCGGTGGCGACCGTCTCCATCGGCGGCGCCCGCAACGCCGGCCTGCTGGCCGCCCGCATCCTCGGCGCCCACGATCCCGCGCTGCGCGTCCGTATGGAGCAGTTCCAGGCAGGCCTGGAGACGATGGTGCTGGAGAAGGACGCGGCGCTGCGCACGCGGTTGCTGGGCTGAACCGGAGTCCGCCCGGCGCGACGGTGCCCGGGTGGTCACACTCTCCGCCGGCGGGAAACGTGGTGGATGCCGTCGGCTTTACGATCCTGGCCGGTGTACAGGGTCGATAGTCAGGTGCTGCCCGTGGCGGAGTTCCCTTTCGCGACGGTGACCGCGAACCAGTTGTCCTTCGCCGAACGCGACGAGCGGTATCGGCTGCTGCACGAATGGCCGCAACCGTCGTACCGGCATCGGTCGGGTCTGCGGATGATCTGGAAGTACGACGATGTCCGTGCGGTCCTGGCCGCTGAGCGGCCGGAGATATCCCGGGCCAACTCCCTGGAACCGCTCGTCGGCTACCCCAGGATCGCCGCGACCCCGAGGGCGCTCCCACACCTGTTCCGGCACCTGATTCCGCTGCCCGCCACGGCCACCGCCGACCTGACCGACGATCGCCTGCACCGAAAGGTGTGGAACACGATGGGCGGCCCGGCCGGTCATTTCACCCTCCGGGCCGCGGAACGACCGGCGCGCGTCGCGGCGATGGTCGAGCATTTCGATGCGGCGCTCGCCGAGATCGGGACCGCCGAGGCAACCTTGGATGTAACGGCCCTGTCCATCGCCTACGCGACCGGGATCACCGGTTCCGCGGTGGGTCTGCCGGCCGCGGAATGGCGCCGGGTCGCGGTGTGGAGCGGCGCGCAGTCGGGGTTGCTCGGCCGATGGATGCGCGGCCGGGAACTGGCCGGCGCGGTGGCCGCGCTCGGCCAGTTGTTCACGGCGAGCGGCCGGGCCGTCGACCACGATCTGCGCAGCGGGACGGTCGGTTTCGCGACCCGGATGCGCGATGCCGGGATCCCGCGCCGGGTGGCGGTCTCGGCCGTGGCGAATTCCCTCGCGGCCGGAGTGCACACGGTGAGCGGCAGTATCCAGCAGGGCGTCCAGCGGCTGCTGAGCGATCCGGAGCGGCTGTGGTGGGATCTGCTGGCCGACCCGGCGACCTCGGGTGACATCGCGGTCAAGGTGTTGCAATTGGATCCCGGTCTGGTGGCGTGGAAGCGGCGTATTCTCCGGCCGGTCACGCTGGCCGGTGGCACCGAGCTGCCCGCGGGGCCGGTGCTGGTGATGTTCGCGGCGGCCAACCGCGACCCGGCGGCCTTCCCGGACTGCCTGAGCACGGCGCGGGGCGGCAAGATGCCGTTGACGTTCGGATTCGGTGCGCACATCTGTCCCGGTAAGCAGTCGGCGACGCTCGCGGTGGAGGTCTTTCTCCAGCAGTTGCGCCGCGTCGCGCCGCGGGCTCGGCTGGTCGAGGAGGTCCCCGCGCCCGGCCGCGCCGCGGACTTGCTGTTCAGCGGAGCGGACATTCGTATCGGCCTCGGTGGACGACTGTGACGGCAGCGCGCCGCCGCTCGCTACGGTGGCGCCATGGACAACGAGGAATCCGCCCGCCGGGTCGGCGGCGCCGAACTGGTCCGGTTCCGGCTCGGGGTCGTCGACGAGGCCCTGCGACTGTTCGCTGATCAGGGCTACGAGGCGACCTCGGTGGATGAGATCGCCGAGGCGGCCGGGATATCGCGGCGCACGTTCTTCCGGCAGTTCCGGTCCAAGGAAGATGTGATCTTCGCCGATCACGAGGCCCAGCTGGCGGCGGCCCAGGAGTATCTGCAGCAGGTGCAGACCGATCCGTGGGACGCGGTCTGCGAGGCCGCGGTGCAGGTGTTCGAGCGTTTCACCCGGTGGCGCGATATCGCCGAACGGCGCTACCGCGTGGTGCGCCGGGTTCCGGCGCTGCGTGACCGGGAGATCGTCACCGTGTTCCGGTACGAGCGCTTGTTCACCGACTACCTGCGCGAGCGCCTGCCCGATTCACCCGACCTGGCGCGTGTGCAGTTCGCGGCCGCGGTGACCGCCACCCACAACTATCTGCTGCGCCGGATGATCCGCGGCGAGTCGGCGGCCGGAGCGGCCGACCTGCGCGCGGCCCTGAACGAGATTCCGCGCGGCAGCCGCCGCCCCGGGGGCGACGACGAACTGGTGCTCGCGGTGTTCCGCCGCGATCTGCCCGCCCGGCATGTCGCCGAACTGCTGCGGCAGCGGCTCGGTAGTTTGGCAGAAGCGCCCACGGACTGACACTGAGTGCCATAATCCGGCACGGACAGCGCGCGGCACACGCGGTACACTGAGCAAAGACTTGACACTGAGTGCCGATCAGCGGCACCGCCCCGTACGCAACAGGAGTGAACCCAATGGCGGGAAACCCGGATTTCGATCTGTTCAAGCTGGCGGACTTCCACGACGAGCTGCGTGCGGCCATCCGCGCCCTGTGCGAGAAGGAAATCGCACCGCACGCCAAAGATGTGGACGAGCACGCACGCTTTCCGGAGGAAGCCCTCACCGCGCTCAATGCCGCCGGCTTCAACGCCGTGCACGTGCCGGAGGCCTACGGCGGTCAGGGCGCCGATTCGGTGGCGACCTGCATCGTCATCGAAGAGGTCGCCCGGGTCTGCGGTTCCTCCTCGCTGATCCCCGCCGTGAACAAGCTCGGCACCATGGGCATGATCCTGAACGGCTCCGAAGAGCTCAAGCAGAAGGTCCTCGCCGATATCGTCAACGGTGAGATGGCCTCCTACGCGCTGTCCGAGCGGGAAGCCGGCTCGGATGCGGGCAGTATGCGCACCCGCGCCCGCCGGGAAGGCGACGACTGGATCCTCAACGGCTCCAAATGCTGGATCACCAACGGCGGCAAATCCTCCTGGTACACCGTGATGGCGGTGACCGACGCCGACAAGGGCGCCAACGGTATCTCCGCGTTCCTGGTGCACAAGGACGACGAAGGTTTCGTCGTCGGCCCGCTCGAGCACAAACTCGGCATCAAAGGTTCCCCCACCGCCGAACTGTACTTCGAGAACTGCAAGATCCCCGGCGACCGCATCGTCGGCGAACCGGGCACCGGCTTCAAAACCGCCCTGCAGACCCTCGACCACACCCGTCCCACCATCGGCGCGCAGGCCGTCGGCCTGGCGCAGGGCGCCCTGGACGCCGCACTGGCCTACACCAAGGACCGCAAACAGTTCGGCACGGCGATCGCCGATTTCCAGAACACCCAGTTCATGCTGGCCGATATGGCGATGAAGATCGAAGCGGCCCGCCTGATGGTCTACACCTCGGCCGCCCGCGCTGAACGCGGCGAAAAGAACCTGGGCTTCATCTCCGCCGCCGCCAAGTGCTTCGCCTCCGATGTGGCCATGGAGGTCACCACCAACGCGGTGCAGCTGTTCGGCGGGGCCGGCTACACCACGGACTTCCCGGTGGAGCGGATGATGCGCGACGCGAAGATCACCCAGATCTACGAGGGCACCAACCAGATCCAGCGGGTCGTGATGTCCCGCGCCCTGCTCAAGGGATAGTTCTCCGAGTCTCGTTGTCCGGTAGGCGGTCTGGGAATGTACTCAGGCCGCCGCTGGGTGCTTTCACAGATGGAGTTCGGTCTCCCGATCCTGGAACGGCGGCTCGACCTGGTAGCTCGGGTCGCAGCAGGCACGAATCCATTGGGCGACGCGGTACTGCGCATCCCCATCGTTGAGCACCGTGCCGTCCGCATCGACCTGCAGCACATTGGTGTAGATGGCGAAGACCTGCTCCAGACCTGAACCGAACTCGAAGACAGCAGAGCGGTAGTCGATTCCGTCGAGCAGGTCGAGGTCGAGGGTGCCGTTCGCCAAGTAGAAGGCGAAGAGCCGGAGCGAAGCGCGCACGTCGACTGAAAGATGTCCCACCTGCACATCATGCACGGCTCCCACCGCTGACCTCCGGTTACAGGCGGCGTGGGAGTCAACGCGTTGGCGGGAACAGCGGTGGGGGTGTGCCGAGCGGGATGATCCGTGTGCCCGACCATGGGCACCGGGTGCGGCTGTCGCGCGGATGGTCGGCGACTCGCTCGTCGACGACCGAGACCAGCGTTCCCGGACACAGTCCGGGGCAGCTGATAGCGGTGACGGGGCCGATGAGGTTCTTGCGGATGAAGATTCGCAATTGCCGGAGATTGATCCACGGCCCACGTCCGCACTCGCACGCTGATTTGTCGGTGACTCTCATTCCTACCCAGGGGCATTCGCCGGGGATGTTGCGCCAGTGGCTTGCGATCCGACCATATTCGAGTCGGGTTCCGTGGAGGCAGTACAGCTCTTCCGGGCAGTAGTAGATCCCCAGGGACGACTTGGGCGCGAGCATGCCGGTGTGGATCCAGGGCGCGATTCGGCATTCGCACGCCGGTCCGCCTTGTGTGGACATGTCCAGCTTTCTGTGATGGGTGGTTGTCCGGCATCGGTGTCGGCCGGGCGCTGTCGAATCCGAGGGCGTTAACCCGTGTCGGGGTGTAGGTCGGCGTGAACGGCACCGGACGATCGATGGTTTGGCAGATGCGCGTCGGGTAGGTCGCGTAGCCCTGAGGCGACACGTTCGAGGATCGCTACGTCCGTGCATCGAGTGATTTGCCACAGCCACAGCGTCGCTGCCATAGCTCGGTTGGTGGCTCGGGTGGGCAGCGGAGGGCGTTGGTCGGGCATGGTGTGACCTCGCAGGTTCGGTGTACTGAACAGGGCTGCTGTCTTGTGTCGGGTCCGGCGCGAGACAGTTGAAGCACGCATTGCTCGAACGTTTACCCCCTATAAACATCGAACTTGTGAAAGGCATCGGCGGTTGAGGGGGTGTAAACATGACCCTACGGCTGCTGCCCTTCGCCGTCAAGGGGTTCTAAACTTGGCGTATGGATGGCTCAAGCGAGTTCGACGAGGTTCGCAGCGATCCGGACCCGGTGCGCCGTGGCCGGTATGCGACCGAACTGATCACGCTCTACCAGCAGCGGGCCACCGAATTGGCGAGACTTCGGAAGGAGGCGATCGAGGAAGCTCACTGCACCGGTCTCAGCTATACCGAGATCGCGGAACTTCTCGGTATCACCAAGGGACGGATCAGTCAGATCAGGACGAGCGCTCCGCCAGCCGAACGCGCATTCTTCGGTATCGGTCCGGTTGTGGTGGGCATTCCCCGGCGCTTCGGAGTCGAGGACGGGCGCGGACGTCCGTACTTCGACGCCAGCGACCAGGCGACCGAGGAGCGCATCGAAGCCGACCTCGCCCGTCTGTCACTCATATCCACACGATTCGCGATAGACCCAGATGTCGAGCAGGTCCCTGCTGGTGACGCCGTGGTGATCTGCGGCCCCAAGTCGGCGCCGGTGGCGCGGAATCTCCTTGCTGCCGACGAGGCTCTGAGTTTCGAGAACATCGAAGGTACCTGGTATTTGATCGAGAAGTCTTCCGGGCGACGACACAGCTCGCCGTTCCGCGCCGACTTCGCGAACCGAACCGACATCGGCTACCTCGCCAGGCGGGTAGAGGGCGGCCGCGTCGTCGTCCATATCGCAGGTGTGACGAGTATCGGTTCCTTGGGCGTCGCGCATTGGCTGACCAGCAACGTAGCCTCGCTCTACGAGCCATCGGCCCGATTCACCAGCGCCGTAATCGAATGCGACTTCGACCCTGAGCTATCGATCACCGGGAGCCGGATCGTCGCGGGTCCGTTCACGACACGGGAGTGAACCGTTGGAGATCGCGATAGCGGAGCTGCCCGAGCAGACTGGAGAGGACCGCGCTCTGTCCCACGACGCCGGTGTCATAGTTCTCGATGGCGCAACCTCTCACGCCCCCGGTATCCCTTCAGCCCGCCGGTACGTAGACGTCTTGGGCGCTGCGCTCGTCGGCCGTCTAGGCCGGGCCGACACCCTCCGCGAAATCCTGGCCGATGCGATCCGAGGCACCACCGAAGTGCTCGACCTGCAACCGAACTCGTCACCCTCGAGCACTGTCGCAATCGTGCAGATCCAAACCCGCTCAGTCGAAGTACTGGTACTGGGGGACACCACCGTCATCGTCGGGTTCAACGATGGTCGGTACGAGGTCATCACGGACGATCGGTTGAGCAACCTCGCCATTCCCGAGAGTGCGGAATATCAGCGCCGATTGGCCGAAGGGGCAGGATACGACGACACTCACCGCCGACTTCTTCGTGAATTACAGCGTCAGCAGCATTCGCAACGAAATCGGTCTACTGGCTACTGGATTGCCGAAGCCGACCCATCAGCAGCTGACCAGGCGGTTTTGACATCCTATTCGTGCGATTCGGTCGGTTGGGTCGTGGTGGCCACCGATGGTGCGCGCGACACTCTCGAGGCCATCGGTATCGGCTGGCGGGACATTGCGGTTCAACAACCCGCGGCTCTGCTCGATCTTCTCGCTCGGTGCCACGACTGGGAGGCCGACGTCGATCCTGACGGCCGACGCTTGCCCCGGGCAAAGCGCCACGACGACAAGACGATCGCGGTCATTCGCCTCTAGGGCCTGTGTCGAAGTAACAGGTGGGGTGGCACCGCTATGCGGTGCCACCCCACCTGCTGATTTCTGAAACATCTTGGCCGCGTTGGCAAATAGGCGAGGTCTCCGGTAAGTCGGTTGAACGACCAAGTAAAACCGAAGACCGACCGGAGACCTCATGGCCAGCGTAGCGGTGACGGGGCGCGCGGATCTGACCGATGCGCAATGGGCGCGGTTGCAGCCGCTGCTGCCCCGTAACCAGAAGACGAGCCGTCCGCCCGTGTGGACGAAACGACAACTCATCAACGGAATCAGATGGCGCACCCGCGTCGGTTGCCCGTGGCGCGATATCCCAGCCCACTACGGATCCTGGTCGGCGATCTATGGGCTTTTCCGGCGATGGCAGCGAACCGGAGCTTGGGCAGTGATCCTGAAAACGCTGCAAGCCTGCGCCGAGGCCGCCGGTGCGATCAGATGGCAGATCAGCGTCGACTCCACGATCATGCGAGCCCATCAGCACGCGGCCGGGGCCCGCCGCGACCCCGACAATCAAGCTGAACCACCGAGCGGCCCCGGTGAGCGCGAACCCGGTGACCATGCCCTGGGCCGGTCACGAGGCGGATGGACAACAAAACTACATTTGACCTGCGAGGACCGTTGCCGGGTGATGAGCATGCTGCTCACCGGCGGCCAGGCCGGCGACAGTCCGCACTTCGCGGCGGTCCTCGACCGGATCCAGATCCCCGCATCCGGGAGCCGGGCCCGCCGACGACCGGATCGCGTACTGGCCGACAAGGCGTACTCCAGTCGCGGCAACCGCAACTGGCTGCGTCGGCGCGGGATCAAAGCCACGATCCCGGTGCCCGACGGTCAAGCCGGCCACCGCTGGGCCCGCGGTTCGGCCGGTGGACGACCACCGGCGTTCGATCCGGTGATCTACCGTGACCGCAACACCATCGAACGCGGCATCAACCAGCTCAAACAACACCGTGCAGTCGCCACCCGATTCGACAAACTCGCCGTCCGCTACCTCGCAACCATCCACATCGCCGCGATCAACCAATGGCTCCGCCACCCATGAGCAGTGGGCGGGCCGTCGGCCCGCCCACTGCTCACCACTTCGACACACGCCCTAGTCTGCTCCGAACCTCCTGGGCCTGCATTTGAGGTCCGGCGTTTGGATTGACCGGAGTGTTGACGCCGGACTTGGTGAGGTTGTGACCGGGCCGACGCCCTGAACGCAAGATGTTCACGGCCGGGCAATGATCGCGGGGGCGCTAGAGGCGGGGTGATGGCGCTTTGGGCGGTCACAAGTGGGCAGTCGGCTCCGCAGTTAGGGTGCGGCCTGCCAGAGTGCATCGATGGGTAGCGCGCGAAGGCGGTCGCCGAACGGTAGTGAGTGCTGGCCGGAGTAGAGAATGAATCCCGCGATGAACCGGTCGCCGAGGCGGTCGCGAAGATGCCGGAGGCCGGCGAAATCCGGTGTGCGCACGGTGGCCGCGGCTTTCACTTCGATACCGATGATCCGGCCGTCGGCGGTTTCCAGAACCGCATCTACCTCGACCTTGTCCTTGGTGCGGTAATGCCACAGTGTTACTCGTTCGTCATTCCAGGTGAGCTGGCGGGCCAATTCCATGAGGACAAAGTTTTCGAGCACTGAGCCGGCGGCGCCGCCTGGGTCGGCGAGCCGGGCGGGTCCTTGGCCGAGCAGGTGGCAGAGGATGCCGGAATCGACGAAGGCGAGCTTGGGTGTTCCGATCGTACGATAGGTGGCACCTGCGGACCAGGCCGGAATGGTTTTGATGAGGAATACGGTTTCCAGCAGCGCGAGGTAGCGGGCGACGGTGGTGCGATGAACCTCGAGCTCACCGGCGAGGGTGCCTGCAACCAGTAGGTTCGCGCTGCGAACTGCCAACAGCTGCAAGAGTTTCCGGAGTTGTGTGGGGCGTTCGATCGCCCCGATCTCTTGGATATCCCGCTTGATCAAGGTGTCGAGGTAGTTCTCGAAGAAGGCGGGTCGGCGCCGATCCGTCCGGCGAACCGCTTCTGGGTAGCCTCCGGCTGCGGCAAGTTCCAGGTAATCGCGGCGGCGCAGTGTCGAATCGTGAACGAGCCTCGGGCCATGGGTGAAGGCGGCATCGACGAAGCGGTCGGGCGCGGTGGCGATCTCGCCCTGCGAGAAGGGCCAAAGTTCGATGGTCTCCATGCGTCCGGGTAACGCGTCGGGCAGTGATTTCAGAGCGAGTACCTGAGCCGATCCGGTGAGCAGAAATTGTCCGGGCGTCGGGTCGGTATCGACCTCGATCTTGATCGGTAGAAATAGTTCTGGAGCTCGCTGCACCTCGTCGATAACCAGGAGACCGTCGTGTTCGACGAAGCTGACGGGGTCGTCGTGCGCGGCCCGCAGAGTCGCGGGGTCGTCCAGTGTCAGGGTGCGCATCGGCTGATGCCGCTCGGCGACCAGCCGGGTCAGCGTGCTCTTACCGGTCTGACGTGCGCCATTGATGGCGACAACACGGGTGTCCGCCAGAGCGTCATCGACCATGAC
This genomic window contains:
- a CDS encoding DUF7677 family protein is translated as MGHLSVDVRASLRLFAFYLANGTLDLDLLDGIDYRSAVFEFGSGLEQVFAIYTNVLQVDADGTVLNDGDAQYRVAQWIRACCDPSYQVEPPFQDRETELHL
- a CDS encoding sigma-70 family RNA polymerase sigma factor is translated as MDGSSEFDEVRSDPDPVRRGRYATELITLYQQRATELARLRKEAIEEAHCTGLSYTEIAELLGITKGRISQIRTSAPPAERAFFGIGPVVVGIPRRFGVEDGRGRPYFDASDQATEERIEADLARLSLISTRFAIDPDVEQVPAGDAVVICGPKSAPVARNLLAADEALSFENIEGTWYLIEKSSGRRHSSPFRADFANRTDIGYLARRVEGGRVVVHIAGVTSIGSLGVAHWLTSNVASLYEPSARFTSAVIECDFDPELSITGSRIVAGPFTTRE
- a CDS encoding TetR family transcriptional regulator — its product is MDNEESARRVGGAELVRFRLGVVDEALRLFADQGYEATSVDEIAEAAGISRRTFFRQFRSKEDVIFADHEAQLAAAQEYLQQVQTDPWDAVCEAAVQVFERFTRWRDIAERRYRVVRRVPALRDREIVTVFRYERLFTDYLRERLPDSPDLARVQFAAAVTATHNYLLRRMIRGESAAGAADLRAALNEIPRGSRRPGGDDELVLAVFRRDLPARHVAELLRQRLGSLAEAPTD
- a CDS encoding acyl-CoA dehydrogenase, with the protein product MAGNPDFDLFKLADFHDELRAAIRALCEKEIAPHAKDVDEHARFPEEALTALNAAGFNAVHVPEAYGGQGADSVATCIVIEEVARVCGSSSLIPAVNKLGTMGMILNGSEELKQKVLADIVNGEMASYALSEREAGSDAGSMRTRARREGDDWILNGSKCWITNGGKSSWYTVMAVTDADKGANGISAFLVHKDDEGFVVGPLEHKLGIKGSPTAELYFENCKIPGDRIVGEPGTGFKTALQTLDHTRPTIGAQAVGLAQGALDAALAYTKDRKQFGTAIADFQNTQFMLADMAMKIEAARLMVYTSAARAERGEKNLGFISAAAKCFASDVAMEVTTNAVQLFGGAGYTTDFPVERMMRDAKITQIYEGTNQIQRVVMSRALLKG
- a CDS encoding ATP-binding protein, which gives rise to MHTPAAKRARRSGQACAIPAAKRAPHLRPSVHTRDDGGMPNPVPSSLVARKAQVMVDDALADTRVVAINGARQTGKSTLTRLVAERHQPMRTLTLDDPATLRAAHDDPVSFVEHDGLLVIDEVQRAPELFLPIKIEVDTDPTPGQFLLTGSAQVLALKSLPDALPGRMETIELWPFSQGEIATAPDRFVDAAFTHGPRLVHDSTLRRRDYLELAAAGGYPEAVRRTDRRRPAFFENYLDTLIKRDIQEIGAIERPTQLRKLLQLLAVRSANLLVAGTLAGELEVHRTTVARYLALLETVFLIKTIPAWSAGATYRTIGTPKLAFVDSGILCHLLGQGPARLADPGGAAGSVLENFVLMELARQLTWNDERVTLWHYRTKDKVEVDAVLETADGRIIGIEVKAAATVRTPDFAGLRHLRDRLGDRFIAGFILYSGQHSLPFGDRLRALPIDALWQAAP
- the purE gene encoding 5-(carboxyamino)imidazole ribonucleotide mutase; this translates as MSDVVEGSVPGSPAVGVVMGSDSDWPTMEAAAEALAEFGIRFEVGVVSAHRTPQRMLDYARDAAGRGLRVLIAGAGGAAHLPGMVASATALPVIGVPVPLKYLDGMDSLLSIVQMPAGVPVATVSIGGARNAGLLAARILGAHDPALRVRMEQFQAGLETMVLEKDAALRTRLLG
- a CDS encoding GtrA family protein — protein: MSIVDDVVRVLPRPLQEIAFRQRELIKFAIVGATTFVIDSGIFYMLKWTVLEQKPVTAKIISGVIAVIASYILNREWSFKNRGGRERHHEALLFFAVSGVGVLLSMAPLYLSRYAFQLHQPTVSFMVENIADFISAFIIGNLLQMAFRYWAMRRWVFPDEVDQMLEKIEEYVEEEHHRRPLER
- a CDS encoding 5-(carboxyamino)imidazole ribonucleotide synthase, translating into MPTVAMIGGGQLARMTHQAAIELGQRLRVLAERPDDPAAQVSPDVVIGNHSDLGALRRAATGAHALTFDHEHVPTEHLEALVAEGVNVLPPPQALRYAQDKLAMRTELSARGLPVPAFTVVESEAAAVRFGEEHGWPIVLKAIRGGYDGRGVWMPADAEEAAKIAAEQLGAGVELLAEVRVALRRELSAMVARSPYGQAATWPVVETVQRHGQCAVVIAPAPDLSEELAAEAEQLALRLAADLGVVGAMAVELFETTDGTLLINELAMRPHNSGHWGMDGARTGQFEQHLRAVLDYPLGDTSPLAPVTVMANILGAPEAPAMSMDERLHHMFARMPDAKVHLYGKGERPDRKIGHVNVLGDEVAEVRERAERAAHWMSHAVWTDGWDPHE
- a CDS encoding IS5 family transposase, with translation MASVAVTGRADLTDAQWARLQPLLPRNQKTSRPPVWTKRQLINGIRWRTRVGCPWRDIPAHYGSWSAIYGLFRRWQRTGAWAVILKTLQACAEAAGAIRWQISVDSTIMRAHQHAAGARRDPDNQAEPPSGPGEREPGDHALGRSRGGWTTKLHLTCEDRCRVMSMLLTGGQAGDSPHFAAVLDRIQIPASGSRARRRPDRVLADKAYSSRGNRNWLRRRGIKATIPVPDGQAGHRWARGSAGGRPPAFDPVIYRDRNTIERGINQLKQHRAVATRFDKLAVRYLATIHIAAINQWLRHP